A stretch of the Candidatus Baltobacteraceae bacterium genome encodes the following:
- the murD gene encoding UDP-N-acetylmuramoyl-L-alanine--D-glutamate ligase: protein MMTFDARETVLVIGLGKSGLACVRVLRSRGATVYATDEKPIDELETAITAIETLGVTFVAPDALDSIVGRLTSAVLSPGVPLTSPIVRAVQDRSVPVFGEIELAFRLCKAPIVAVTGTKGKSTTTALIGHLLRACGYNVRVGGNIGNPLIDEVIDARTSDWVVAEVSSFQLETIRAFKPRVAVLLNIAPDHLDRYHSMDEYAEAKFRIFANQAFGDFFIGNRDDERVADLDVTKSERNIRSRQLWFTLGERHHNATIYLQNDRIVYAPISGDPRPITLMARNEIPLAGAHNVQNVMAALLAAFAVGCDPSAVREAVMSFHAMPHRLENVDEIDRVLYVDDSKSTNPGSVVAALRAYDRPIVLIAGGRAKGTDFVEMGVAIRQRAKALVAIGEAADAIAQHVGELPVVRAPSMIDAVGAARELASPGDVVLLSPGCASFDMFSSAEDRGEQFSAAVHALRQPAGA from the coding sequence ATGATGACTTTTGATGCACGCGAGACGGTTCTCGTCATCGGGTTGGGCAAAAGCGGCCTGGCCTGCGTGCGCGTGTTGCGCTCGCGCGGCGCGACCGTCTACGCGACCGACGAGAAACCGATCGACGAGTTGGAAACGGCGATCACGGCGATCGAAACGCTTGGCGTCACCTTTGTTGCGCCGGATGCGCTCGACTCGATCGTCGGGCGTCTGACCTCGGCCGTGCTCTCGCCGGGCGTACCGCTCACCTCGCCGATCGTGCGCGCGGTGCAAGACCGCAGCGTGCCGGTCTTCGGCGAGATCGAACTCGCGTTCCGCCTGTGCAAGGCGCCGATCGTGGCCGTCACCGGAACCAAAGGCAAGTCGACGACCACCGCGCTGATCGGGCACCTGCTGCGGGCCTGCGGCTACAACGTGCGCGTGGGCGGCAACATCGGCAACCCGCTGATCGACGAAGTTATCGACGCGCGCACCAGCGATTGGGTCGTGGCCGAGGTCAGCTCCTTCCAGCTCGAGACGATTCGCGCGTTCAAACCGCGCGTGGCGGTGCTGCTCAACATCGCGCCCGATCATCTCGACCGCTACCATTCGATGGACGAGTACGCCGAAGCCAAGTTCCGCATCTTCGCCAATCAAGCGTTCGGCGATTTCTTCATCGGCAACCGCGACGACGAGCGCGTCGCCGATCTCGACGTGACCAAGAGCGAGCGCAACATTCGCTCGCGCCAGCTCTGGTTTACGCTCGGCGAGCGTCATCACAACGCCACGATCTATTTGCAGAACGATCGCATCGTGTACGCGCCGATCAGCGGCGACCCGCGGCCGATCACCCTGATGGCCCGCAACGAGATTCCGCTGGCGGGCGCGCACAACGTGCAAAACGTGATGGCCGCGCTGCTTGCGGCGTTCGCGGTCGGCTGCGATCCGAGCGCGGTGCGCGAGGCGGTGATGAGCTTTCATGCGATGCCGCACCGGCTCGAGAACGTCGACGAGATCGACCGCGTGCTCTACGTCGACGATTCGAAGTCGACCAATCCGGGCTCGGTGGTGGCGGCGCTGCGCGCCTACGACCGGCCGATCGTCTTGATCGCCGGCGGGCGCGCCAAAGGCACCGACTTCGTCGAGATGGGCGTGGCGATTCGCCAGCGCGCGAAGGCGTTGGTCGCGATCGGCGAGGCGGCCGATGCGATCGCGCAGCACGTGGGCGAGCTTCCGGTCGTGCGGGCGCCCTCGATGATCGATGCGGTCGGTGCGGCCCGCGAGCTGGCCTCGCCGGGCGACGTGGTGCTGCTCTCGCCGGGCTGCGCTTCCTTTGATATGTTCAGTTCGGCTGAAGATCGCGGCGAGCAGTTCTCGGCCGCGGTGCACGCCTTGAGGCAACCCGCTGGTGCTTAA
- the ftsW gene encoding putative lipid II flippase FtsW: MLNAQPAQRQATRVRSYIATPPDALLFFAVASLVAIGLVMVFSASSATAYLEHHDVAYYAKRQIAWLAVGLVIAYGVYRLDYHLLKRWAPYLLVASILGLALALVPHVGIAVNGARRWIGASSLTFQPSEFAKLGLVIYLAAMLAARSDRILSLVRGLFPLCIPVAIVAVLVLKEPDMGTASLLVMIAFAMFFAAGARFSHLIAIALATMPAVVVEVLASPYKRDRIFAFLNPWKDPENYGFHIVQSLLALGSGGIFGVGLGNSRAKFFYLPEQYTDFIFSILGEELGLIGALAVVVLFIVFGYRAVRIAIAAPDRFGFFLAIGCMAIVVIQAFVNIGVVTSSWPVTGVPLPFISFGGSSLIVNLIAVALIANVGRGARIAQP; the protein is encoded by the coding sequence GTGCTTAACGCGCAGCCCGCGCAGCGGCAGGCGACCAGGGTGCGTTCGTATATCGCGACGCCGCCCGACGCGCTGCTCTTCTTCGCGGTCGCTTCGCTGGTCGCGATCGGGTTGGTGATGGTCTTTTCCGCCTCGAGCGCGACCGCGTATCTCGAACATCACGACGTCGCCTACTACGCGAAACGCCAGATCGCGTGGCTGGCGGTGGGTCTGGTCATCGCGTACGGCGTCTACCGGCTCGATTATCACCTGCTCAAACGCTGGGCGCCGTATCTGCTGGTCGCGTCGATTCTCGGACTCGCGCTGGCACTGGTGCCGCACGTCGGGATCGCGGTCAACGGCGCGCGGCGTTGGATCGGCGCGTCCTCGCTGACGTTTCAACCCTCGGAATTTGCCAAGCTGGGCTTGGTGATCTATCTCGCCGCGATGCTCGCCGCGCGCAGCGACCGCATCCTCTCGCTCGTGCGCGGCCTTTTTCCGCTCTGCATTCCGGTCGCGATCGTCGCCGTGCTCGTGCTCAAAGAACCCGACATGGGGACGGCGAGCCTGCTGGTGATGATCGCGTTCGCGATGTTCTTTGCCGCCGGCGCGCGCTTCTCGCACTTGATCGCGATTGCGCTGGCCACCATGCCGGCCGTCGTGGTGGAGGTGCTCGCAAGTCCCTACAAGCGCGATCGCATCTTCGCCTTCCTCAATCCGTGGAAGGACCCCGAGAATTACGGCTTCCACATCGTGCAGTCGCTGCTCGCGCTCGGAAGCGGGGGCATCTTCGGCGTCGGTCTGGGGAACTCGCGCGCGAAATTCTTCTATCTCCCCGAGCAGTACACCGACTTCATCTTCTCGATCCTGGGCGAAGAGCTGGGCTTGATCGGCGCGCTGGCGGTGGTCGTGCTCTTCATCGTGTTCGGCTACCGCGCGGTGCGCATCGCGATCGCGGCGCCCGACCGCTTCGGCTTCTTTCTCGCGATCGGGTGCATGGCGATCGTAGTGATCCAGGCCTTCGTCAACATCGGCGTCGTGACGTCGTCGTGGCCGGTGACCGGCGTACCGCTGCCGTTTATCTCGTTCGGCGGCAGCTCGCTGATCGTGAACCTGATCGCGGTTGCGTTGATCGCCAACGTCGGCCGCGGAGCACGCATCGCGCAACCGTGA
- a CDS encoding DUF2332 domain-containing protein, whose translation MIADPVERRLVQQIEAFGIMGSQLYQRALERALADYRAHGAMYRFFEEDPARKQMSTPGVRLMAAFHFLALSGEAPDVAALLPSCGGAERQWDKLWEAMRARLESNDERIGKLFARTPQTNEVMRARVLAAGLSTFARASGFPLRLFEIGASAGLNTRIEIDGYDIAERAACDLHPLDINKEEDRRRLLSYVWADDGERVALLHQAIERARTRPLAVEQADMFEWLPRRVEPKPGYATVVMQSVVSDHLTKDERARLAGIIEAIGAAATANGPFAWLRMEFERGSRRYQTRLRTWPGGYDELIATSTGHAREIEWIG comes from the coding sequence GTGATCGCGGATCCGGTCGAGCGGCGTCTCGTGCAGCAGATCGAGGCGTTCGGGATCATGGGCTCGCAGCTCTATCAGCGCGCGTTGGAACGCGCGCTTGCCGATTATCGTGCCCACGGCGCGATGTATCGCTTCTTCGAGGAGGATCCCGCACGCAAGCAGATGTCGACGCCCGGCGTGCGTCTGATGGCGGCCTTTCATTTTCTTGCGCTGAGCGGCGAGGCGCCCGACGTCGCGGCGCTCTTGCCCTCGTGCGGCGGCGCCGAGCGGCAGTGGGACAAACTGTGGGAGGCAATGCGTGCGCGGCTCGAATCCAACGACGAGCGCATCGGCAAGCTCTTTGCGCGGACGCCGCAGACCAACGAGGTGATGCGCGCGCGGGTTCTAGCCGCCGGACTCTCGACGTTCGCGCGAGCCTCGGGGTTCCCGTTGCGCCTGTTCGAAATCGGCGCAAGCGCGGGTCTGAACACGCGGATCGAAATCGACGGGTACGACATCGCCGAACGGGCGGCGTGCGACCTGCACCCCCTCGATATCAATAAGGAAGAAGATCGCAGACGCCTGCTCTCTTACGTCTGGGCGGACGACGGGGAACGCGTCGCCCTCCTTCACCAGGCAATCGAGCGGGCGCGTACGCGGCCGCTCGCGGTCGAGCAGGCGGATATGTTCGAGTGGCTGCCGCGCCGCGTCGAGCCGAAGCCCGGTTACGCAACGGTGGTGATGCAGTCCGTCGTGAGCGATCATCTCACCAAAGACGAGCGCGCGCGGCTTGCCGGCATCATCGAAGCCATCGGCGCTGCGGCAACGGCGAACGGCCCGTTCGCGTGGCTTCGCATGGAATTCGAGCGCGGAAGCCGCCGCTACCAGACGCGCCTGCGAACCTGGCCCGGCGGATACGATGAGCTGATCGCCACGAGCACCGGACACGCGCGAGAGATCGAATGGATCGGCTGA
- the murG gene encoding undecaprenyldiphospho-muramoylpentapeptide beta-N-acetylglucosaminyltransferase — protein MDRLNVVFTGGGTGGHLYPAIAIAQALGDRANVTFIGTADRLEATLVPRAGYPLVTIRSAPAKRAYVNLVGVVQAMSALRRLRPDIVIATGGYVAFPVALAARMLRKTIVLLEPNAHPGLTNRLLAPLVDEVWGAFADGDAHFTGKYVHTGIPVRAALRALPSRDAAVERLGLSTKRQTLLAVGGSQGARTINDALTSLLTSDGLPQGWQLVHVTGEKEYDRVRSALGRSDGVLRAYLDDMTDAYAAADLVLARAGASTLGELAATGRPAILVPYPHAAQDHQRANAAMLARSGAAVVVDDRELLAGKLRGILAEVTRPARLAELRAAASRTVEPDPLTTILARVELLTVRKNRA, from the coding sequence ATGGATCGGCTGAACGTCGTCTTCACCGGCGGCGGAACCGGTGGTCATCTCTATCCGGCCATCGCGATCGCGCAAGCGCTCGGGGATCGGGCGAACGTCACGTTCATCGGTACGGCCGATCGACTGGAAGCAACGCTCGTTCCCAGAGCCGGCTATCCGCTGGTCACGATACGAAGTGCGCCGGCCAAACGCGCGTACGTCAATCTCGTCGGCGTCGTTCAGGCGATGAGCGCGCTGCGCCGGCTCCGGCCGGACATCGTGATCGCGACCGGGGGTTACGTCGCGTTCCCGGTTGCACTCGCGGCACGGATGTTGCGAAAGACGATCGTCTTGCTCGAGCCGAATGCGCACCCGGGGCTCACGAATCGGCTGCTCGCGCCGCTGGTCGACGAGGTGTGGGGCGCGTTCGCGGACGGCGACGCGCACTTTACCGGCAAGTACGTGCACACCGGCATTCCGGTGCGTGCGGCGCTGCGCGCGTTGCCGAGTCGCGATGCCGCGGTCGAGCGGCTCGGGCTTTCGACCAAACGGCAGACGTTGCTGGCGGTGGGCGGCAGTCAAGGCGCGCGCACGATCAACGACGCGCTGACCTCACTGCTCACGAGCGACGGGCTGCCGCAGGGATGGCAACTCGTTCACGTGACCGGCGAAAAAGAGTACGACCGGGTGCGCAGCGCGCTCGGGCGCAGCGACGGTGTTCTTCGTGCATATCTCGATGACATGACCGATGCGTACGCGGCGGCGGACCTCGTGCTGGCGCGCGCGGGCGCTTCGACCCTGGGCGAGCTGGCGGCAACCGGCCGCCCGGCGATCCTCGTGCCCTATCCGCACGCGGCGCAGGACCATCAGCGCGCCAACGCCGCCATGCTTGCGCGATCCGGCGCGGCGGTGGTGGTGGACGACCGGGAGCTGCTCGCCGGGAAGCTGCGCGGTATCCTCGCCGAGGTCACGCGGCCCGCTCGCCTAGCCGAATTGCGCGCCGCCGCCTCGCGCACGGTCGAACCCGATCCGCTTACGACAATTCTCGCCCGGGTCGAATTGCTTACTGTGCGGAAGAATCGAGCGTGA